The following are from one region of the Penaeus vannamei isolate JL-2024 chromosome 28, ASM4276789v1, whole genome shotgun sequence genome:
- the LOC138867025 gene encoding trypsin-1-like encodes MERKLLSVRTAAVAMLFAVAGASVISEFQGFKPYPKMAPPPLPRQYGQSQPCVGQSVPAGDVTLPPGGEVCISSPNFPHNYPSNALLIWNVEASSPSSQIRISCVVDIEKDEKCLKDTLAIADGCAEHFYCGDDQPPNAIETCSYFAVVIFKSDGDGERPGFSCTVTDTAPAPSEAYDCKCGVPNRRSRIVGGEETEVNEYPWLVGVSEKGKPDTPFCGGSIYNDEWVITAAHCFDDDSPLHAEVLLNMWSWRYGPTAIYRRDVDDYVIHPEYDRTTTDNDVALLHLSRPISLSAVDGIKPVCLPPPGADFTGRNATVTGWGALHSDGEQPEAAREVSFPVRARDECEEAYGSYFTEHMICAGVAEGGKDSCQGDSGGPLTVQEADGRHTLAGIVSWGRGCAEPGFYGVYVEAQDYLDFIEEVATSGRKCEN; translated from the exons ATGGAGAGAAAGCTTTTGAGTGTCCGAACTGCGGCCGTCGCCATGTTGTTTGCCGTGGCTGGAGCTTCTGTCATCTCTGAGTTTCAG ggGTTCAAACCATATCCGAAGATGGCACCGCCTCCGCTTCCTCGTCAGTATGGACAGTCTC AACCCTGCGTAGGTCAATCCGTCCCGGCCGGTGACGTCACACTGCCACCGGGGGGAGAAGTGTGCATTTCTTCCCCGAATTTCCCTCATAATTACCCTAGCAACGCGCTCCTTATTTGGAATGTGGAG gcatcctccccatcctcgcaAATCAGGATCAGCTGTGTCGTGGACATCGAGAAGGATGAGAAATGCCTGAAGGACACGCTGGCGATCGCCGACGGATGTGCGGAACACTT TTATTGCGGCGACGACCAGCCCCCCAACGCGATTGAAACGTGTTCGTACTTCGCTGTCGTCATCTTCAAAAgcgacggagacggagagagaccaGGCTTTTCGTGCACCGTCACCGATACAGCTC CTGCGCCGTCCGAAGCATATGACTGCA aatgcGGCGTCCCCAACCGGAGGAGCAGAATCGTGGGCGGCGAGGAGACGGAAGTGAACGAGTACCCTTGGCTTGTGGGCGTGTCTGAGAAGGGGAAGCCCGACACGCCCTTCTGTGGGGGTTCCATCTACAACGACGAATGGGTCATCACGGCCGCCCACTGCTTCGACGA CGATTCCCCACTTCACGCGGAGGTCCTGCTCAACATGTGGTCGTGGCGATATGGTCCGACCGCCATCTATCGTCGAGATGTGGACGACTATGTCATCCATCCTGAGTACGACCGCACGACG ACTGACAACGACGtcgccctccttcacctctcgaGGCCCATCAGCCTGAGCGCCGTCGACGGGATCAAGCCGGTGTGTCTGCCGCCTCCTGGAGCCGACTTCACCGGCAGGAACGCCACGGTCACGGGATGGGGGGCCCTCCACTCCG ACGGCGAGCAGCCGGAGGCGGCCCGGGAGGTCTCGTTCCCGGTCCGGGCGCGGGACGAGTGCGAGGAAGCCTACGGGAGCTACTTCACCGAGCACATGATCTGCGCGGGCGTGGCCGAGGGCGGGAAGGACTCGTGCCAG GGGGACAGCGGCGGCCCTCTGACGGTGCAGGAGGCTGACGGGCGCCACACCCTCGCGGGGATAGTGAGCTGGGGCCGTGGGTGTGCGGAGCCTGGCTTCTACGGCGTCTACGTTGAGGCACAAG ATTATCTTGACTTCATCGAGGAAGTCGCCACAAGCGGCAGAAAGTGCGAGAACTGA